One genomic window of Luteitalea pratensis includes the following:
- a CDS encoding class I adenylate-forming enzyme family protein: MSLLDLYDLSLQGRRDTPALDVRGPSGQWHTFSFGDLDIRSNRLAQVLASRGVRAGDRVAFCLPNRVTVVDLWLAVVKLGAIAVPINVLYRGREIAHILGDATPSAVVTTTDRAPDFEASCACWTVDALEADASTAAAIRPSGRADAATPVALIYTSGTTGVAKGAVLTHGNFAANALSLLTAWGISSADRYFAALPLFHVHGLGNGIQCWLASGCHMRLVERFEHEQACDWFEDYRPTLFFGVPTMYVRLLDTAPARARAIGERMRLFVSGSAPLPAQVHEDFAALFGHVILERYGMTETLMNVSNPLVGERRPGTVGLPMPLVAVRILDEAGEPVTDGKTGELWVKGPNVCDRYWNRPDATASAFVDGWFRTGDLGTRSADGYITLQGRRSDLIISGGFNIYPREIEEVLTSLPGIREAAVVGVADAVRGEVPVAYVVADTDLDVSAVEKSLRAEIASFKVPRGFVRVDALPRTALGKIQKHLLPAWTR, encoded by the coding sequence ATGTCCTTGCTCGACCTCTACGACCTTTCGCTGCAAGGTCGGCGTGACACGCCGGCGCTGGACGTCCGGGGGCCGTCGGGACAGTGGCACACCTTCTCGTTCGGCGACCTCGACATCCGCAGCAACCGCCTCGCGCAGGTCCTCGCGTCGCGCGGTGTCAGGGCCGGCGACCGCGTCGCGTTCTGCCTGCCCAACCGCGTCACGGTCGTCGACCTGTGGCTCGCGGTGGTCAAGCTAGGCGCGATCGCAGTGCCCATCAACGTGCTCTATCGGGGGCGCGAAATCGCGCACATCCTCGGCGACGCCACACCATCCGCCGTGGTCACCACAACCGATCGCGCGCCCGACTTCGAGGCCTCGTGTGCCTGCTGGACCGTCGACGCGCTCGAGGCCGACGCCTCCACGGCGGCCGCCATCCGGCCATCCGGCCGTGCCGATGCCGCCACGCCTGTCGCACTCATCTACACGTCGGGGACCACCGGCGTCGCCAAGGGCGCGGTGCTGACCCACGGCAACTTCGCGGCCAATGCGCTATCGCTGCTCACCGCCTGGGGCATCAGCAGCGCCGACCGCTATTTCGCTGCCTTGCCGCTCTTCCACGTCCACGGCCTGGGTAACGGCATCCAGTGCTGGCTGGCCAGCGGCTGTCACATGCGCCTCGTCGAGCGGTTCGAGCACGAGCAGGCCTGCGACTGGTTCGAGGACTACCGGCCGACGCTGTTCTTCGGCGTGCCGACGATGTACGTGCGCTTGCTCGACACCGCGCCGGCGCGCGCCCGCGCCATCGGCGAGCGCATGCGATTGTTCGTCTCCGGCTCGGCGCCGTTGCCGGCGCAGGTGCACGAGGACTTTGCCGCCCTGTTCGGGCACGTCATCCTGGAACGCTACGGCATGACCGAGACGTTGATGAACGTGAGCAATCCGCTCGTCGGCGAGCGGCGTCCCGGCACCGTGGGGCTGCCGATGCCGCTGGTTGCCGTGCGCATCCTCGACGAGGCGGGCGAACCGGTCACCGACGGCAAGACTGGCGAGCTCTGGGTGAAGGGCCCCAATGTGTGCGATCGCTACTGGAACCGCCCCGACGCAACAGCGTCCGCCTTTGTCGACGGCTGGTTCCGGACCGGAGACCTCGGCACCCGCAGCGCCGATGGTTACATCACGCTCCAGGGCCGGCGTAGCGACCTGATCATCTCCGGCGGCTTCAACATCTACCCGCGCGAGATCGAAGAGGTGCTGACCAGCCTGCCGGGAATCCGTGAAGCCGCGGTCGTGGGTGTCGCCGATGCGGTCCGTGGTGAGGTGCCGGTGGCGTACGTGGTAGCCGACACCGATCTCGATGTCTCGGCAGTGGAGAAGAGCCTGCGCGCCGAGATCGCGTCGTTCAAGGTACCGCGCGGGTTCGTCCGCGTCGACGCGCTGCCGCGCACAGCGCTCGGCAAGATCCAGAAGCACCTGTTGCCGGCCTGGACGCGATGA
- a CDS encoding SLC13 family permease has protein sequence MNPAYLSVIALLLVMAASFGTRLNVGVLAVALAWLVAVFGAGWKADAVMAVFPSSLFVTLLGVTLLFGVMQANGTMGALTQRAIHACGGRTGWLPLLLFALACTVSTMGPGAIATIALLAPVGMAAGARAGLPPLLTALMLGNGANAGNLSPFSAVGVIVSAGMTRAGVGGHEWQAWAANFVAHALAAALAWVLFGGRRLRRQTNDVDAGPLTPLDRHHWTTLAVGAGWVAAVVFLKVNLGFAAFAAAAVLVLIRAGDDTAMLRHVPWAVIVMVCGVSLLIGVLEGTGGLDLFSTFLARIATPATVNGVIAFVTGAISTYSSTSGVVYPTFLPTVPALVQKLGGGDPLQIALSINVGAALVDVSPLSTIGALCIAALPEGQDATHLFRRLLAWGISMTLAGALFCQFAIRWFAT, from the coding sequence ATGAATCCGGCGTACCTGTCCGTCATTGCGCTCCTGCTCGTGATGGCCGCCAGTTTCGGCACGCGCCTGAACGTCGGGGTGCTTGCTGTGGCGCTTGCGTGGCTGGTGGCGGTGTTCGGCGCGGGATGGAAGGCCGATGCCGTGATGGCGGTCTTCCCCTCGTCGCTCTTCGTCACGCTGCTCGGCGTGACGCTGCTGTTCGGCGTGATGCAGGCCAACGGGACGATGGGGGCACTCACGCAGCGTGCGATCCACGCCTGCGGCGGTCGTACGGGCTGGCTCCCGCTGCTGCTCTTCGCACTGGCCTGCACGGTGAGCACGATGGGGCCGGGCGCCATCGCCACCATTGCATTGCTCGCGCCGGTGGGCATGGCGGCCGGTGCGCGAGCGGGACTGCCGCCGTTGCTGACCGCCCTGATGCTGGGCAACGGCGCCAACGCGGGCAACCTCTCACCGTTCAGTGCGGTCGGCGTGATCGTTTCGGCGGGCATGACCAGGGCCGGTGTCGGCGGTCACGAGTGGCAGGCGTGGGCGGCCAATTTCGTGGCGCACGCCCTGGCTGCGGCACTCGCATGGGTGCTGTTCGGCGGCCGGCGATTGCGGCGCCAAACGAATGACGTGGACGCGGGCCCGCTCACGCCACTCGACAGGCATCACTGGACGACATTGGCGGTCGGCGCAGGGTGGGTAGCCGCCGTCGTGTTCCTGAAGGTCAACCTTGGCTTCGCCGCGTTCGCCGCCGCTGCCGTCCTCGTGCTGATTCGCGCCGGTGACGACACGGCGATGCTCAGGCATGTCCCCTGGGCCGTCATCGTGATGGTGTGCGGTGTGAGCCTGCTCATCGGCGTGCTCGAGGGCACCGGCGGCCTCGACCTGTTCAGCACGTTTCTGGCACGCATCGCAACGCCGGCGACGGTCAATGGCGTGATCGCCTTCGTGACCGGCGCGATCTCGACCTACAGCTCGACGTCGGGTGTGGTCTACCCGACGTTCCTGCCGACCGTGCCGGCACTCGTGCAGAAACTCGGCGGCGGCGATCCGTTGCAGATCGCCCTCAGCATCAACGTCGGCGCCGCCCTGGTCGACGTGTCGCCGCTCTCGACGATTGGCGCGCTCTGCATTGCGGCGCTCCCCGAAGGGCAGGACGCGACACATCTCTTCCGCCGCCTCCTGGCGTGGGGGATCTCGATGACCCTCGCCGGGGCGCTGTTCTGCCAGTTCGCGATCCGATGGTTCGCGACCTAG
- a CDS encoding 6-pyruvoyl trahydropterin synthase family protein, whose protein sequence is MEKIIVHSHFHTGHRQLGYPGKCKFVHGHTWRGTVTVSCEAFPRDHLDMALDFGDLKAVMRLLDHKMLVTEQDATFLDSDLFEPEGVVMLKGKGPSVENVALYIWDKVVDHIRDKFPGHGVAYTVEVLIQETENNIFVVEKIATI, encoded by the coding sequence ATGGAAAAGATCATCGTCCATTCACATTTCCACACCGGGCACCGGCAGCTCGGTTACCCCGGCAAGTGCAAGTTCGTGCACGGACACACGTGGCGCGGCACCGTGACGGTGTCGTGCGAGGCCTTCCCGCGCGATCACCTCGACATGGCGCTCGACTTCGGCGACCTCAAGGCCGTGATGCGCTTGCTCGATCACAAGATGCTGGTCACCGAGCAGGACGCGACGTTCCTCGACTCGGATTTGTTCGAGCCCGAGGGCGTGGTGATGCTGAAGGGCAAGGGCCCGAGTGTGGAGAACGTCGCCCTCTACATCTGGGACAAGGTGGTCGACCACATCCGCGACAAGTTCCCGGGTCATGGCGTCGCATACACCGTCGAAGTCCTCATCCAGGAGACGGAGAACAACATCTTCGTGGTCGAGAAAATCGCCACCATCTGA
- a CDS encoding DNA polymerase ligase N-terminal domain-containing protein has translation MALEEYRRKRDFTKTPEPAGDTKAMTRKAPTRFFCVQKHLATALHYDFRIEHNGVLLSWAVPKGPSLDPGTKRLAMHVEDHPIEYGEFEGVIPEGYGAGVVMLWDVGTWEPETDDIDASLEKGDLKMRLDGYKLKGSWVLVRTRGWGGRAGAKDDGRSWLLIKHKDEWAGDVDITEFAPNSVKSAGSFREILAQEAPDVWLSNRGHTGDTALETLTDVLKKLDKIEPVPKTTSAKTSAPAAATKPTAAPAKRARAKSR, from the coding sequence ATGGCCCTCGAAGAGTACCGACGCAAGCGAGACTTCACGAAGACGCCGGAGCCCGCTGGTGACACGAAGGCAATGACGCGGAAGGCGCCGACACGCTTCTTCTGCGTGCAGAAGCACCTGGCCACGGCATTGCACTACGACTTCCGCATCGAGCACAACGGCGTGCTGCTTTCGTGGGCCGTGCCCAAGGGGCCCTCGCTCGATCCCGGAACGAAGCGTCTCGCGATGCACGTCGAGGATCACCCGATCGAATACGGGGAGTTCGAGGGTGTGATTCCCGAGGGCTACGGCGCCGGCGTGGTGATGCTCTGGGACGTGGGCACGTGGGAACCGGAGACCGACGACATCGACGCGTCGCTCGAGAAGGGCGATCTCAAGATGCGCCTCGACGGTTACAAGCTGAAGGGATCCTGGGTGTTGGTCCGCACACGCGGCTGGGGTGGGCGCGCCGGCGCGAAAGACGATGGCCGCTCCTGGTTGCTGATCAAGCACAAGGACGAATGGGCCGGTGACGTCGACATCACCGAGTTCGCGCCCAACAGCGTCAAGAGCGCCGGCTCGTTCCGCGAGATCCTCGCGCAGGAAGCGCCGGACGTGTGGCTCAGCAATCGCGGCCACACCGGCGACACGGCGCTGGAGACCTTGACCGACGTGCTCAAGAAGCTCGACAAGATCGAGCCAGTCCCGAAGACCACCAGCGCGAAGACGTCGGCGCCCGCCGCAGCGACCAAGCCGACTGCGGCGCCGGCAAAGCGCGCCCGCGCGAAGAGTCGTTAG
- a CDS encoding bifunctional transaldolase/phosoglucose isomerase, translating to MTASPISVQPGSLAEAIARTLAQWTAERRVARLWTKDASLWTSSGEEKWLGWLDVIEAQRRELGARTALADAIRTEGITDVLLLGMGGSSLGPEVVFRVIGGATGAPRLHVLDSTDPAQVKRFDDAVDLRSTLVLVASKSGSTLEPNVFLAYFFDRLKQVVGEAEAGRHVVAITDPGSQMQKVAERDGFRAIAFGEPTVGGRFSVLSAFGTVPAALSGVDVACLLDEAAQMADACRSEDAATNPGVALGVVIGEAAKAGRDKLTILASPGIAPLGAWLEQLVAESTGKNGTAVIPVDLEPRGDASTYGSDRLFVYLRLAADADADQDAFVEQLNHAGQPVVKIDVRDTYALGQEFFRWEIATAVAGAVLGINPFDQPDVEASKIKTRALTDAFEQEGALPAEAPVVLDTEMAIFTDEANVRALGPVATPVEAIAAHLRRVVAGDYVALLAYIDMTTDNIAALQEIRAVIRAQAGTATCLGFGPRFLHSTGQAYKGGPDSGVFLQITCDDAVDVQVPGRAFTFGVVKAAQARGDFGVLEERGRRALRVHLGADVAAGLQALRSAVEGTYQ from the coding sequence GTGACTGCCTCACCCATTTCCGTGCAGCCCGGCTCGCTGGCCGAGGCGATTGCCCGCACCCTCGCGCAGTGGACTGCCGAGCGACGCGTGGCGCGGCTCTGGACCAAGGATGCCTCGCTCTGGACGAGCAGCGGCGAGGAGAAGTGGCTGGGGTGGCTCGACGTGATCGAAGCCCAGCGCCGTGAACTCGGCGCGCGCACCGCCCTGGCCGATGCGATTCGCACCGAGGGCATCACTGACGTGCTGCTGCTCGGAATGGGCGGCTCCAGCCTCGGCCCCGAGGTCGTCTTCCGCGTCATCGGTGGCGCGACCGGTGCACCGCGTCTGCACGTGCTGGACTCGACCGACCCGGCGCAAGTGAAACGCTTCGATGACGCCGTCGACCTGCGTTCCACGCTCGTGCTCGTCGCGAGCAAGTCGGGCAGCACGCTCGAGCCCAACGTCTTTCTTGCGTACTTCTTCGACCGGCTCAAGCAGGTGGTCGGGGAGGCCGAGGCGGGACGTCACGTCGTGGCGATCACCGACCCGGGATCGCAGATGCAGAAGGTGGCCGAACGGGATGGCTTCCGCGCCATTGCCTTCGGTGAGCCGACGGTCGGGGGCCGGTTCTCGGTCTTGTCGGCATTCGGCACGGTGCCGGCCGCGCTGAGCGGCGTCGATGTTGCCTGCCTGCTCGACGAGGCCGCCCAGATGGCCGATGCATGTCGCAGCGAAGACGCGGCCACAAACCCGGGCGTCGCACTCGGCGTGGTGATCGGCGAGGCCGCCAAGGCGGGTCGCGACAAGCTCACGATCCTCGCGTCACCAGGCATCGCGCCGCTCGGCGCGTGGCTCGAGCAATTGGTGGCCGAGTCCACGGGCAAGAACGGCACGGCCGTCATTCCGGTCGATCTGGAGCCGCGTGGTGACGCGAGCACGTACGGCAGCGATCGCCTCTTCGTCTACTTGCGGCTCGCGGCCGATGCCGACGCCGATCAGGACGCGTTTGTCGAGCAGTTGAATCACGCCGGGCAACCGGTGGTGAAGATCGACGTGCGCGATACCTATGCGCTCGGCCAGGAATTCTTCCGCTGGGAGATCGCCACGGCGGTAGCTGGAGCGGTGCTCGGCATCAACCCCTTCGATCAGCCGGACGTCGAGGCGAGCAAGATCAAGACGCGCGCCCTGACCGATGCGTTCGAGCAGGAAGGCGCCCTCCCGGCCGAGGCGCCCGTGGTGCTCGACACCGAGATGGCGATTTTCACCGACGAAGCCAACGTCCGCGCCCTGGGTCCGGTGGCAACGCCCGTGGAGGCCATCGCCGCACACCTGCGGCGCGTCGTTGCCGGCGACTACGTGGCGCTGCTCGCCTACATCGACATGACCACCGACAACATCGCGGCGCTGCAGGAGATTCGCGCCGTGATTCGCGCCCAGGCCGGGACGGCCACCTGCCTCGGCTTCGGTCCCCGCTTCCTGCATTCGACCGGGCAGGCATACAAGGGCGGGCCCGACAGCGGCGTCTTCCTGCAGATCACCTGCGACGATGCGGTCGATGTGCAGGTGCCGGGACGTGCGTTCACCTTCGGCGTCGTGAAGGCGGCGCAGGCTCGCGGCGACTTCGGCGTGCTCGAGGAGCGGGGGCGCCGGGCGCTGCGCGTCCACCTCGGCGCTGACGTGGCTGCAGGTCTGCAGGCCTTGCGCTCGGCCGTCGAGGGTACCTACCAGTGA
- the zwf gene encoding glucose-6-phosphate dehydrogenase → MSTANGSLRPLPIAPADPAVFVGFGASGDLTRRKLVPALVNLRRTGALPAAFAFIAVIRQADVGKSLADDVLKAADEHLDSPLTQEERDWFLGRIGVVVGDVEQPILYADIAARLTELQASHGTGTNALFYLATPPQLFAPIAAGLGKAGLLDEAAAHGWRRVVVEKPFGHDLESAIALNRALSGVMEERQIYRIDHYLGKETVQNLMIFRFANSIFEPIWNRRYVDHVQITVAESDGIGTRGGYYDEAGALRDMVQNHLFMLLALTAMEPPISFDADAVRDERLKVLQAITPFTRAMVERDVVRAQYAAGRIKDADVRGYLEEDKVAPGSSTETFVALRLQVENWRWAGVPFYLRTGKRLAKRVSEIAVHFRQPPFMMFRDTAVRSLNCNVLVIRVQPEEGITLEVDAKVPGQALDLKTVAMDFKYDEVFAQTPSTGYETLLYDALTGDQTLFHRADSTEVSWRAVMPILEAWPSQSRPVCYAAGSWGPEEAHELLERDGRAWRRP, encoded by the coding sequence GTGAGCACGGCGAACGGCTCGTTGCGGCCGCTCCCGATCGCCCCGGCGGATCCGGCCGTGTTTGTCGGCTTCGGCGCGTCGGGCGACCTGACGCGCCGCAAGCTCGTGCCGGCCCTCGTCAACCTGCGCCGAACGGGCGCCTTGCCCGCAGCATTTGCCTTCATCGCCGTGATCCGCCAGGCCGACGTGGGCAAGTCACTGGCCGATGACGTGTTGAAGGCCGCCGACGAGCACCTCGACTCGCCGCTCACCCAGGAGGAGCGCGACTGGTTCCTCGGTCGCATCGGCGTCGTCGTCGGCGACGTCGAGCAGCCGATCCTCTATGCCGACATCGCCGCACGCCTGACCGAACTGCAGGCTTCGCACGGCACCGGCACCAACGCCCTCTTCTACCTGGCGACGCCGCCGCAACTGTTCGCGCCGATCGCGGCCGGTCTCGGCAAGGCCGGCCTGCTCGACGAAGCCGCGGCCCATGGCTGGCGCCGCGTTGTCGTGGAGAAGCCGTTCGGCCACGACCTCGAGTCGGCGATCGCTCTGAACCGCGCGTTGTCTGGGGTGATGGAAGAACGGCAGATCTACCGGATCGACCATTACCTCGGCAAGGAGACCGTGCAGAACCTGATGATCTTCAGGTTCGCCAACAGCATCTTCGAGCCGATCTGGAATCGGCGGTACGTGGACCACGTCCAGATCACCGTCGCGGAGTCCGACGGAATCGGAACGCGGGGCGGATACTACGACGAGGCGGGCGCGCTGCGCGACATGGTGCAGAACCACCTGTTCATGCTGCTGGCATTGACGGCGATGGAGCCTCCCATCTCGTTCGATGCCGATGCGGTGCGCGACGAGCGCCTGAAGGTGCTGCAGGCGATCACGCCGTTCACGCGGGCGATGGTCGAACGCGATGTGGTGCGGGCCCAGTACGCAGCCGGCCGGATCAAGGATGCCGACGTGCGTGGCTACCTCGAAGAGGACAAGGTCGCGCCCGGATCCTCCACGGAAACCTTCGTGGCGCTGCGCCTGCAGGTGGAGAACTGGCGCTGGGCGGGCGTGCCGTTCTACCTGCGAACCGGCAAGCGCCTCGCCAAGCGCGTCTCCGAGATCGCCGTGCATTTCCGGCAGCCGCCATTCATGATGTTTCGCGACACGGCGGTGCGGAGCCTCAACTGCAACGTGCTCGTGATTCGCGTGCAGCCCGAGGAGGGCATCACCCTGGAAGTGGATGCCAAGGTACCGGGCCAGGCGCTCGATCTGAAGACCGTGGCGATGGACTTCAAGTACGACGAGGTCTTTGCGCAGACGCCGTCGACCGGTTACGAAACGCTGCTGTACGACGCGCTGACCGGCGACCAGACGCTGTTCCACCGGGCCGACAGCACCGAGGTGAGCTGGCGCGCCGTCATGCCGATCCTCGAGGCGTGGCCCTCGCAATCGCGACCCGTCTGCTACGCCGCCGGTTCGTGGGGACCTGAGGAGGCCCACGAACTGCTCGAACGCGACGGTCGCGCGTGGCGACGTCCGTGA
- the pgl gene encoding 6-phosphogluconolactonase yields MTEPRMARGALIRLASTPESVAAAAASEVLAVLEAAMAWRGEAHLALSGGRTPAALHRVLASLPFDGWSHVHVWFGDERMVAPAHADSNYRMARETLLSAVPVPEPQVHRWETELGPGEAASRYDAALRDLATRQERSAPAFDLLLLGMGADAHTASLFPGSPLLADAADGVDRAAPFATAVEVPTLNTWRLTVTPATIRAARTVFVLVVGGDKHAALRRVLGASPDPLEAPATLLHDVPGDLAWYVDRAALFGKPG; encoded by the coding sequence GTGACCGAGCCGCGCATGGCGCGCGGCGCGCTGATCCGCCTGGCATCGACGCCGGAGTCGGTCGCGGCCGCCGCGGCCAGCGAAGTCCTGGCGGTGCTCGAAGCGGCCATGGCCTGGCGTGGCGAGGCTCATCTCGCTCTTTCGGGCGGACGTACCCCAGCGGCACTGCACCGCGTGCTCGCCTCGCTACCGTTCGACGGCTGGTCGCATGTCCACGTGTGGTTCGGCGACGAACGCATGGTTGCACCAGCGCATGCCGACAGCAACTACCGCATGGCCCGGGAGACGTTGCTCTCCGCGGTCCCGGTTCCGGAGCCACAGGTCCATCGTTGGGAGACCGAGTTGGGGCCAGGTGAGGCCGCGTCGCGCTACGACGCGGCGCTGCGCGACCTTGCAACCCGGCAGGAGCGATCGGCGCCGGCCTTCGACCTGTTGCTGCTCGGGATGGGTGCCGACGCGCATACCGCCTCTCTGTTTCCAGGCAGCCCTCTTCTGGCTGATGCGGCAGACGGTGTGGATCGCGCCGCGCCGTTTGCCACCGCTGTCGAAGTGCCGACGTTGAACACCTGGCGTCTCACCGTCACGCCGGCGACGATCCGCGCGGCCCGCACCGTGTTCGTGCTGGTCGTCGGCGGCGACAAGCACGCCGCACTTCGACGCGTCCTCGGTGCCTCGCCCGATCCCCTCGAGGCTCCGGCGACGCTCCTGCACGACGTCCCGGGGGATCTCGCCTGGTATGTGGATCGCGCCGCGCTGTTCGGCAAACCGGGGTAG
- a CDS encoding metallophosphoesterase family protein, with protein sequence MPIVVGLISDTHGQLRASAMQALEGVELILHAGDVGNRDVLVELKALAPVLAVHGNVDDIDTPELEAHRWLSLEGWQIHVSHGHELGRPTPEGLLYRYADASILVFGHTHRALVHRAGRKLVVNPGAAGPRRFDVVPSVARLTLEAGVADVEIIEID encoded by the coding sequence ATGCCGATCGTCGTCGGGCTGATTTCCGATACCCACGGGCAACTCAGGGCGTCCGCGATGCAGGCTCTCGAAGGCGTCGAGTTGATTCTGCACGCCGGCGATGTCGGCAATCGCGACGTCCTCGTCGAGCTCAAGGCGCTGGCACCGGTCCTGGCCGTGCACGGCAACGTGGACGATATCGATACCCCTGAACTCGAAGCGCACCGCTGGCTCTCGCTCGAAGGGTGGCAGATTCACGTGAGCCACGGGCACGAGCTGGGCCGCCCCACTCCGGAAGGCCTTCTCTACCGCTACGCGGACGCGAGCATCCTGGTGTTCGGCCATACCCATCGCGCGCTCGTGCATCGTGCAGGCCGGAAGCTCGTGGTCAATCCCGGAGCGGCTGGGCCGCGTCGCTTCGACGTCGTCCCGAGCGTGGCCCGCCTGACACTGGAGGCTGGCGTCGCCGATGTCGAGATCATCGAAATCGATTGA
- a CDS encoding alpha/beta hydrolase gives MTTEPREHAIVTPVHGRYLVRVAESPTRGPARNAPMAVGFHGYGESADEQLARLEAIPELADWTLVSIQGLHRFYGRGQAVVASWMTSQDREGAIEDNLRYVRSVITEAVHQTGEPQALVYVGYSQGVAMAWRAAILGARRIDGLAVFGGDVPPELVVRPMTQCPPVLIGRGRDDTQYTAAHFRTDLDMLATRFVAVEPYEVVGGHGWTPAVGREIGGFVTRLIHPTSAAARLPDVFP, from the coding sequence ATGACTACCGAGCCTCGCGAACATGCCATCGTCACGCCGGTTCATGGGCGCTATCTGGTGCGCGTGGCGGAGTCGCCGACCCGCGGTCCCGCGCGCAACGCCCCGATGGCGGTCGGGTTCCACGGCTACGGAGAGTCTGCCGACGAGCAATTGGCGCGCCTCGAAGCGATTCCCGAGCTAGCCGATTGGACGCTGGTCAGTATCCAGGGGCTGCATCGGTTCTACGGTCGCGGGCAGGCCGTGGTGGCGAGTTGGATGACGTCGCAGGATCGCGAGGGCGCGATTGAAGACAACCTGCGCTACGTGCGCAGTGTAATCACCGAGGCGGTCCACCAGACCGGTGAGCCGCAGGCGCTCGTGTACGTGGGGTACTCGCAGGGCGTCGCCATGGCTTGGCGAGCCGCGATTCTCGGGGCCCGGCGGATCGATGGCCTCGCGGTCTTCGGCGGCGACGTGCCACCAGAACTTGTGGTGCGGCCGATGACGCAGTGCCCGCCCGTGCTGATCGGCCGCGGCCGCGACGACACACAGTACACGGCCGCGCATTTCCGTACCGATCTCGACATGCTGGCGACGCGCTTCGTGGCGGTGGAGCCGTACGAGGTGGTCGGCGGCCACGGGTGGACCCCCGCCGTGGGGCGTGAGATCGGCGGCTTCGTCACCCGGTTGATCCACCCGACGTCGGCCGCAGCGCGTTTGCCCGACGTGTTCCCCTGA